Part of the Cyanobacterium sp. T60_A2020_053 genome is shown below.
TATCACCTGACTTTTTTCCTGATAGAGATACTCATTTTAATTTAAAATTACCGTCAGGAGAAATTATGAGATCAAAAGTTTGTCAGGATAATAATAAAGCCTTAATGTCTTATTCTAATAAGGAATTAGGACAATGGATTTTAAGAAAAGTGCTAAAACTTAAAGAAGGAGAATTATTAACTTATGATAAATTACAAACTGTTGGGATTGACTCTGTAAGAATTGACAAAATAAATGATTTAGAATATGAAATAAATTTTGCTAAAATTGGCTCTTATGAAAAATTCATTGAAAAAATAGGTCACTGAAATTAATTTATTTACAAATATAAAAGAGGGATATTTTAGTTAAAAATTTCTGTACTTAATACCCTTAGCTAGTTTAAGAAATTGACATTTTTGAGAATACAAAAACTCTGGCGGTGGAGGGCGCTCACTTCACCACAATCCAGCGCCCTTCACCGACTAAAAAACTATAATAAAGTAATGAAATGATCAGAGGGAATCATCATGGTAGCCGAATTAATCAAAAACCAAGCTAATTTATACGATACTGACTATAATCTCTGGATATTAGAAACTGTTAATAAACTAGAAATTCGTGATTTCAACTCCGTTGATTGGGAAAATTTAATTGAGGAGGTATTAAGTTTGAGCCGAAGTGACAAAAGAAAACTAGAAAGTTTATTAATAAGATTGATCGAACATCTCTTAAAATTAGGCTATTGGGAAACAGAAAAAGAGAGAAATAAAAGTCATTGGAAAGGGAAAATTCGTAATTTTCGTCTTCAAATTAAACGTGTATTACAAGATAGTCCTAGCTTAAAGCCTTACATTAGAGATATATTTAGCGAATGCTACCAAAATAGTCGCAATATTGTTAGTGATAAATCTCAACTTCCCCTCAACACTTTCCCAGAAAACCCTATTGCTGATTTAGAACAAATTTTAGATGAAAACTGGCTTCCTTAATCTACGGCAGAGGGCGCTTTTCTTACTCCCCCACTTTAATAAACGTCATCAGTTGGGTTGAGGTAACGAAACTCAACAAAAAAAGCACCTTCAACCCATTGCTTAGAAGTTAAGATGGAAAGCAAGGTGTCAAAGGGTTTTCATAAAAAAAAAGTCTCGATTTTTGGGAGATGTGGGAAATAGAGCAATAATCAGTTTCATTCTTGGTTTTCTTCTCCTTTTGATAACACCTAAATCTCTATTTTCTTCCGCAGCAAAATATTTGACTGGGTCTTTTGCTTTTCCTTTATCATAGGTGACGATAAAATGATTTTACTATCTTTGTTTAAGTTCAGACAAATGAGAAGTTATCGCATAATTATCCATCAAAGGATGATGTTTTCTGTGTGCATGGTCTCGGTTTTTTTGTCATCAGACGTTAGAGAAAGTAAATACTCTGAGATAGTAACATTGACAAGGCTTTTGGCTATTTATTAACTTTTTTCCTTTTCTATTGACTTTTTGGCTATTTGTTTAACTTCTTACCAATGGGATAATGAGGATTACTAAAAGACTTATTCATCAAATCATTTTCTGTAATTTCGCCGGTGATGAGACGGGCGCCCCTCCCCCTAGTCAGATAATTCCAGCCCCATTGCAACATAACAGTTAATTTATTATCAAACTCAATTAGGTAGTAAATGTGTGCAAACACCCACACCAACCAAGCTAAAGTACCAGATAATTTAATAAAACCAAGATCAACCACCGCATGATTATCCCCAATCACCGCTAAACTACCCTTATCCACATAGCGGAAAGGCTTAACCGGTTTACCTTTTACTTCATTTTTGATAGATGTTGCCATATATTGCCCTTGTGCCATGGCGACGGGCGCTATACCGGGTAAAGGTTTGCCTTCTTGATGGGCGAAGTGCGCTAAATCCCCCACCACATAAATATCAGGATAATTCGTCAAACTTAAATTAGGCTCAACCATAATTCTACCAGCTCGATCCGTTTCAGCGCCCGTCTTCTCAGCAATCACCTTGGATAAACTAGAAGCCTTCACCCCGGCTGCCCATAAGATGGTGCGCGCTTTAATTTCTTCCACTTCTTCCCCATGACGAATCGTTAAAATATTATTCTCAATATTCGTCACCATACGCTTAGTTAACACCGTTACTCCCAACTCCTCCAATGATTTTTGGGCTTTTTGGGATAAATCGGGCGCATAGGGCGGTAAAACTCGATCTAAACCCTCAATTAACAAGATTTTTGTCTTAGTGGTGTCAATGTCTTGAAAATCATCTTTAATAATTTTATGGGCAAGTTCTGCAATAGCGCCCGCCAACTCAACTCCCGTAGGGCCACCGCCCACAATCGCAAAAGTTAACCACTCTTGCTTTTCTTGAGGAGAAGAGACTTTCTCAGCTTCTTCAAAAGCAAGAAAAATTTTACGGCGAATATCTAAAGCATTTTCAATACTTTTTAAACCCGGAGCTTCATTTTCCCAATGATCATTCCCGAAATAATGATGACTAACTCCCGTGCCAATAATTAACTTATCATAACTCAAAACCCCTTCGCGCATGACTACTTGCTTATTTTCAGGGTCTAAATTAACCACCTCATCTAATACCACACGGGTATTTTTATTCCTACCCACCACTAAACGTAACGGGGAGCAAATTTCTGACGGGGATAAAATTCCTGTGGCCACTTGATATAAAAGGGGTTGGAATAAATGAAAATTTCTTTTATCC
Proteins encoded:
- a CDS encoding NAD(P)/FAD-dependent oxidoreductase, which translates into the protein MNSTTNQVPHVVIVGGGFAGLYTAKELGKAPVKITLVDKRNFHLFQPLLYQVATGILSPSEICSPLRLVVGRNKNTRVVLDEVVNLDPENKQVVMREGVLSYDKLIIGTGVSHHYFGNDHWENEAPGLKSIENALDIRRKIFLAFEEAEKVSSPQEKQEWLTFAIVGGGPTGVELAGAIAELAHKIIKDDFQDIDTTKTKILLIEGLDRVLPPYAPDLSQKAQKSLEELGVTVLTKRMVTNIENNILTIRHGEEVEEIKARTILWAAGVKASSLSKVIAEKTGAETDRAGRIMVEPNLSLTNYPDIYVVGDLAHFAHQEGKPLPGIAPVAMAQGQYMATSIKNEVKGKPVKPFRYVDKGSLAVIGDNHAVVDLGFIKLSGTLAWLVWVFAHIYYLIEFDNKLTVMLQWGWNYLTRGRGARLITGEITENDLMNKSFSNPHYPIGKKLNK
- a CDS encoding DUF29 domain-containing protein, with translation MVAELIKNQANLYDTDYNLWILETVNKLEIRDFNSVDWENLIEEVLSLSRSDKRKLESLLIRLIEHLLKLGYWETEKERNKSHWKGKIRNFRLQIKRVLQDSPSLKPYIRDIFSECYQNSRNIVSDKSQLPLNTFPENPIADLEQILDENWLP